In the genome of Oceanispirochaeta sp., the window TTCAGGTATCGTATTCATGGGAGGTCGTTCTGCTTCGGGAATGTTAAATTCGACAGATTCGAAGATTTCATCTTTTACCTGGAACTGTCGGAAAATTGTTGGCAAATCGTCAATTTTCTGAATCATCCCATATTGGAGCAATCTGTTCAGGAATGTCTGTAGAATTCCGAATGACATTTTTCCAAGAGCTCTAGTTGTCTGATTCCTATGAACCCTCTGGTCCAGGTCCGTCTGTGCAAAACCACTCATACCGAACTTATGATAGACATCCAGGATGTGTGAAGTTTCAACACCGTAACCGATTGGGAAAGGTATGCTTTCCAGAACTTCTCTCCTTACGGCATATTCTCCGGACAATGGCTGAATGATTCCGGTTAATTCAGGAAAGAACAGAGAAAAGAGAGGACGAGTCAGTATTTCAGTAACCCTGCCTCCTCCAGAAGGCCGTATGCTGTCAGAAAAGGCTAAGGGGCGATCATAAAAAGCTTTTACATACTGTACTTCCGGCCTTTTTATCAAGGGACCGACCATTCCATAGACAAATCGAGGGTGAATATTTTAAATATCAGCATCAATATACACGATGATATCGCCTTTCAACTGATAGATTGCCTTCCAGAGATTTTCACCTTTTCCTCTCATGGGTTCGAGATTTGGGAGGATATCTGCGGCCAGATAGGTATCAGCACCAAATGCGGCAGCAATCTCCAAAGTCCTATCATCCGAACCAGAATCAATGACTGCCAGTTCGTCCAGAAGGGGATATCTGTTCATCAGTTCTGATTTGAACATGACGATTTCTTTCCCGATTGTTTTTTCCTCATTGAGAGTGGGGATACAAAGGGAGATGGTCAAACCCTGTTTTTCTTTTTCTTCAATCAGTTCCTTAAGGTCTTCAAAGTTTGAAT includes:
- a CDS encoding glycosyltransferase; its protein translation is MKINSWLKDNTYHHSNFEDLKELIEEKEKQGLTISLCIPTLNEEKTIGKEIVMFKSELMNRYPLLDELAVIDSGSDDRTLEIAAAFGADTYLAADILPNLEPMRGKGENLWKAIYQLKGDIIVYIDADI